A stretch of Prunus dulcis chromosome 6, ALMONDv2, whole genome shotgun sequence DNA encodes these proteins:
- the LOC117630032 gene encoding ruvB-like protein 1 produces MDKVRIEEVQSTTKKNRIATHTHIKGLGLEANGRAIPWAAGFVGQGEAREAAGLVVDMIRQKKMAGRALLLAGPPGTGKTALALGISQELGSKVPFCPMVGSEVYSSEVKKTEVLMENFRRAIGLRIKENKEVYEGEVTELTPEETESVTGGYGKSISHVIIGLKTVKGTKQLKLDPTIYDALIKEKVAVGDVIYIEANSGAVKRVGRSDAFATEFDLEAEEYVPLPKGEVHKKKEIVQDVTLHDLDAANARPQGGQDILSLMGQMMKPRKTEITDKLRQEINKVVNRYIDEGVAELVPGVLFIDEVHMLDMECFSYLNRALESSLSPIVIFATNRGICNVRGTDMASPHGIPVDLLDRLVIIRTQTYDLEEMIKILVIRAQVEELAIDDDSLAYLGEIGQRTSLRHAVQLLSPASIVAKMNGRDKICKADLEEVDTLYLDAKSSAKVLQEQQEKYIS; encoded by the exons ATGGACAAGGTGAGGATAGAAGAGGTTCAGTCCACTACCAAGAAGAACCGCATAGCCACTCATACCCACATCAAAGGCCTTGGTCTtgag GCCAATGGAAGAGCAATACCTTGGGCCGCTGGCTTTGTGGGTCAGGGGGAAGCGAGAGAAGCTGCTGGTCTTGTTGTTGATATGATACGACAGAAGAAGATGGCTGGTCGGGCACTTTTACTGGCTGGACCTCCTGGTACTGGAAAGACAGCGCTGGCTCTTGGAATATCCCAGGAGCTTGGGAGTAAG GTTCCATTCTGCCCAATGGTTGGATCAGAAGTATATTCATCAGAAGTAAAGAAAACTGAGGTTTTAATGGAAAATTTTAGACGGGCTATTGGTCTGCGTATCAAGGAAAATAAAGAGGTCTATGAAGGAGAG GTGACAGAACTCACACCAGAAGAAACAGAGAGTGTTACAGGTGGTTATGGTAAAAGCATCAGCCACGTCATCATTGGATTAAAAACTGTTAAAGGAACCAAGCAACTGAAGTTGGATCCCACCATTTATGATGCATTGATTAAGGAAAAG GTAGCTGTTGGTGATGTTATATACATTGAAGCAAATAGTGGAGCAGTAAAAAGAGTAGGTAGAAGTGATGCTTTTGCTACAGAATTTGATCTGGAAGCAGAAGAGTATGTTCCACTTCCAAAAGGAGAGGTTCACAAAAAGAAGGAGATTGTGCAG GATGTAACACTACATGATCTCGATGCTGCAAATGCGCGACCTCAAGGTGGGCAAGACATATTATCTCTAATGGGTCAGATGATGAAGCCAAGGAAAACTGAAATTACTGACAAGTTGCgacaagaaataaataag GTTGTTAATCGGTACATTGATGAAGGTGTAGCGGAACTTGTACCTGGAGTTTTGTTCATTGACGAg GTACATATGCTGGATATGGAGTGTTTTTCGTACTTGAATCGTGCTTTGGAGAGCTCGTTATCTCCAATAGTAATATTTGCCACCAATAGAGGAATTTGCAATGTAAG AGGGACTGATATGGCTAGTCCTCATGGAATACCTGTTGACTTGTTGGACCGGTTGGTAATTATCCGAACACAGACTTATGATCTTGAAGAGATGATAAAG ATCTTAGTGATTCGTGCACAGGTGGAGGAATTGGCTATAGATGACGACAGTTTGGCTTACCTTGGAGAGATAGGACAACGAACATCTTTAAG GCATGCTGTTCAACTCTTATCGCCTGCAAGCATTGTGGCAAAAATGAATGGCAGAGACAAAATCTGCAAG GCTGACCTAGAGGAAGTGGATACCCTATATCTGGATGCTAAGTCTTCAGCAAAGGTTCTTCAAGAGCAGCAGGAAAAATACATTTCATGA
- the LOC117630031 gene encoding dynein assembly factor 1, axonemal homolog isoform X1: MNRLSLEQVLKDNNTRDPNSISSLKLNHKALSDVSCLSEFKNLERLDLSFNNLTSLEGLKSCVNLKWLSVANNKLQSLKGIEGLSKLTVLNAGKNKLKVMDEVMSIVSLRAVILNDNEIASVCRLEPLRDLNTLVLSRNPIRDIGDSLMKVKSITKLSLSHCQLQTIQSSLKSCIELKELRLAHNDIKGLPAELALNKKLQNLDLGNNVITRWSDLKVLNSLVNLKNLNLQGNPVVEKDKLAKKIKRILPNLHVFNARPIDKYTKNEKGAGVDEVDDSSLNAANKQESQTEKRKDRDFKRLMMAETKGGIGKLENSSDSDTKKLKLKKQKPDDNVSNHEVLVQGDEKSDHVKKKSYKHQVLNENDPSNLQKAGDLEKESQKKKQKKNPLHTEDNTKVGKKLEKAKVKQEGELDVIDDADTPFLELFSFNMGDAEVGGENKVNDKVSEEANLLGGLVTFPSKRKKAKNRGTGTTLQPLPLDEIGTGGPSTWGDD; the protein is encoded by the exons ATGAACCGTCTGAGTTTGGAGCAGGTGCTCAAGGACAACAACACTCGCGACCCCAACTCCATTTCAAGTCTCAAGCTCAATCACAAGGCTCTTTCGGAT GTGTCGTGCTTGAGCGAGTTCAAGAACTTAGAGAGGCTCGACCTCAGCTTCAACAATCTCACTTCTCTTGAG GGGTTAAAGTCATGTGTCAATTTAAAATGGCTGTCAGTTGCAAACAATAAACTGCAAAGCCTCAAAGGTATTGAAGGACTTTCTAAGCTCACT GTGTTAAATGCAGGCAAGAATAAGCTCAAGGTAATGGATGAGGTCATGTCTATTGTTAGCTTACGTGCAGTGATATTGAACG ATAATGAGATTGCTTCAGTTTGCAGACTTGAACCTCTGAGAGACTTGAACACTCTTG TTCTTTCTAGAAATCCGATCCGTGACATTGGTGATTCTCTGATGAAGGTGAAATCTATCACAAAG ctttctctctcccacTGCCAACTCCAAACTATACAGTCTTCACTCAAGTCCTGTATTGAACTGAAAGAGCTCCGTCTTGCTCATAACGATATTAAG GGTCTCCCAGCCGAGTTGGCTCTTAATAAGAAACTCCAGAATCTGGACTTGGGGAATAATGTGATCACAAGATGGTCCGATCTGAAG GTACTCAATTCATTGGTCAATCTGAAAAATCTCAATCTGCAAGGGAACCCTGTTGttgaaaaagataaattaGCAAAGAAG ATTAAAAGAATATTGCCGAACCTGCACGTATTCAATGCAAGACCAATAGATAAATACACCAAGAATGAAAAGGGTGCTGGAGTTGATGAAGTTGATGATTCTTCACTTAATGCTGCTAACAAGCAAGAAAGTCAAACAGAAAAACGAAAAGATAGAGACTTCAAACGTCTTATGATGGCTGAAACTAAGGGTGGTATTGGTAAGCTTGAAAACTCTAGTGATTCTGATACGAAgaaattgaaactgaaaaagCAGAAACCAGATGACAATGTCTCAAACCACGAAGTTTTGGTCCAGGGGGATGAAAAAAGTGATCATGTCAAGAAAAAGAGCTACAAACATCAGGTGTTAAATGAAAATGATCCTAGTAATCTTCAAAAAGCTGGGGATTTGGAGAAGGAATCacagaaaaagaagcagaaaaagaaTCCACTCCATACCGAAGATAATACCAAGGTTGGGAAAAAACTAGAGAAAGCAAAGGTGAAACAAGAAGGTGAACTTGATGTTATTGATGATGCAGACACACCGTTTTTggagcttttttcttttaacatGGGAGATGCTGAGGTTGGTGGTGAAAACAAAGTTAATGACAAGGTCAGTGAAGAGGCGAATTTGTTGGGTGGCTTAGTAACCTTCCCTTCTAAGAGGAAAAAAGCTAAAAACCGCGGCACTGGTACTACACTACAGCCATTGCCTTTGGATGAAATTGGAACAGGCGGACCATCAACATGGGGTGATGACTAA
- the LOC117630031 gene encoding dynein assembly factor 1, axonemal homolog isoform X2 has product MNRLSLEQVLKDNNTRDPNSISSLKLNHKALSDVSCLSEFKNLERLDLSFNNLTSLEGLKSCVNLKWLSVANNKLQSLKGIEGLSKLTVLNAGKNKLKVMDEVMSIVSLRAVILNVLSRNPIRDIGDSLMKVKSITKLSLSHCQLQTIQSSLKSCIELKELRLAHNDIKGLPAELALNKKLQNLDLGNNVITRWSDLKVLNSLVNLKNLNLQGNPVVEKDKLAKKIKRILPNLHVFNARPIDKYTKNEKGAGVDEVDDSSLNAANKQESQTEKRKDRDFKRLMMAETKGGIGKLENSSDSDTKKLKLKKQKPDDNVSNHEVLVQGDEKSDHVKKKSYKHQVLNENDPSNLQKAGDLEKESQKKKQKKNPLHTEDNTKVGKKLEKAKVKQEGELDVIDDADTPFLELFSFNMGDAEVGGENKVNDKVSEEANLLGGLVTFPSKRKKAKNRGTGTTLQPLPLDEIGTGGPSTWGDD; this is encoded by the exons ATGAACCGTCTGAGTTTGGAGCAGGTGCTCAAGGACAACAACACTCGCGACCCCAACTCCATTTCAAGTCTCAAGCTCAATCACAAGGCTCTTTCGGAT GTGTCGTGCTTGAGCGAGTTCAAGAACTTAGAGAGGCTCGACCTCAGCTTCAACAATCTCACTTCTCTTGAG GGGTTAAAGTCATGTGTCAATTTAAAATGGCTGTCAGTTGCAAACAATAAACTGCAAAGCCTCAAAGGTATTGAAGGACTTTCTAAGCTCACT GTGTTAAATGCAGGCAAGAATAAGCTCAAGGTAATGGATGAGGTCATGTCTATTGTTAGCTTACGTGCAGTGATATTGAACG TTCTTTCTAGAAATCCGATCCGTGACATTGGTGATTCTCTGATGAAGGTGAAATCTATCACAAAG ctttctctctcccacTGCCAACTCCAAACTATACAGTCTTCACTCAAGTCCTGTATTGAACTGAAAGAGCTCCGTCTTGCTCATAACGATATTAAG GGTCTCCCAGCCGAGTTGGCTCTTAATAAGAAACTCCAGAATCTGGACTTGGGGAATAATGTGATCACAAGATGGTCCGATCTGAAG GTACTCAATTCATTGGTCAATCTGAAAAATCTCAATCTGCAAGGGAACCCTGTTGttgaaaaagataaattaGCAAAGAAG ATTAAAAGAATATTGCCGAACCTGCACGTATTCAATGCAAGACCAATAGATAAATACACCAAGAATGAAAAGGGTGCTGGAGTTGATGAAGTTGATGATTCTTCACTTAATGCTGCTAACAAGCAAGAAAGTCAAACAGAAAAACGAAAAGATAGAGACTTCAAACGTCTTATGATGGCTGAAACTAAGGGTGGTATTGGTAAGCTTGAAAACTCTAGTGATTCTGATACGAAgaaattgaaactgaaaaagCAGAAACCAGATGACAATGTCTCAAACCACGAAGTTTTGGTCCAGGGGGATGAAAAAAGTGATCATGTCAAGAAAAAGAGCTACAAACATCAGGTGTTAAATGAAAATGATCCTAGTAATCTTCAAAAAGCTGGGGATTTGGAGAAGGAATCacagaaaaagaagcagaaaaagaaTCCACTCCATACCGAAGATAATACCAAGGTTGGGAAAAAACTAGAGAAAGCAAAGGTGAAACAAGAAGGTGAACTTGATGTTATTGATGATGCAGACACACCGTTTTTggagcttttttcttttaacatGGGAGATGCTGAGGTTGGTGGTGAAAACAAAGTTAATGACAAGGTCAGTGAAGAGGCGAATTTGTTGGGTGGCTTAGTAACCTTCCCTTCTAAGAGGAAAAAAGCTAAAAACCGCGGCACTGGTACTACACTACAGCCATTGCCTTTGGATGAAATTGGAACAGGCGGACCATCAACATGGGGTGATGACTAA